A single Caretta caretta isolate rCarCar2 chromosome 2, rCarCar1.hap1, whole genome shotgun sequence DNA region contains:
- the LOC125632000 gene encoding serine/threonine-protein kinase SBK2-like isoform X1 has translation MPESPSSCAAQTELNPAAATGEAGQPAAVNPELLEKDSVMAQCPGAAALAMLDEMLEITAQSLVHAEVAEHYQVIRELGRGKYGHVVLVKHRQRGTPMALKLLPKAQTKLHTFLYEYCVALSLATHPAIIGMFGIAIESSQYYGFLYEPALHRDLISIIKPRDGIPEPAAKQCAKQLVSALEFIHSRGLVYRDVKPENVLLFDPECRRIKLTDFGLTRPKGTRLKLVAGVIPYTAPELSNTTSAQGLPIDASLDAWAFGVMLFCLLTGYFPWEQSLPADPFFEDFMQWQESGLDEDLPRHWRRLTAEATRMLRSLLVLDPSQRSPVSGALHYVNCPWRVENWPGEEQAVGS, from the exons GACTCAGTGATGGCCCAGTGCCCAGGAGCAGCGGCATTGGCCATGCTGGATGAGATGCTGGAGATCACGGCCCAGAGCCTGGTGCACGCCGAGGTGGCTGAGCACTACCAGGTCATccgggagctgggcaggggcaagtaTGGCCATGTGGTGCTGGTGAAACACAGGCAGAGAG GGACCCCCATGGCTCTCAAGCTGCTGCCCAAAGCTCAAACCAAGCTGCACACCTTCCTGTATGAGTACTGTGTGGCACTCTCCCTCGCCACCCACCCTGCTATCATCGGCATGTTTGGCATTGCCATTGAGTCCAGCCAATACTACGGCTTTCTCTACGAGCCAGCGCTGCACAGAGACCTCATCTCCATCATCAAACCACGG GATGGGATCCCTGAGCCAGCTGCCAAGCAGTGTGCCAAGCAGCTGGTGAGTGCCCTGGAGTTCATCCACAGCCGGGGGCTGGTGTATCGAGATGTCAAGCCTGAGAACGTGCTGCTCTTTGACCCGGAGTGCCGGCGCATCAAGCTGACCGACTTCGGGCTCACCCGGCCCAAGGGCACCCGGCTCAAGTTGGTGGCTGGGGTGATCCCCTACACTGCTCCAGAGCTGAGCAACACCACCAGTGCCCAAGGCCTGCCCATTGATGCCAGCCTGGATGCCTGGGCCTTTGGTGTGATGCTCTTCTGCCTGCTGACCGGCTACTTCCCCTGGGAGCAAAGCCTGCCAGCTGACCCCTTCTTTGAGGACTTCATGCAGTGGCAGGAGTCGGGCCTGGATGAGGACCTGCCACGCCATTGGAGGCGCCTGACTGCTGAGGCCACCCGCATGCTGCGGAGCCTGTTGGTCCTGGATCCTTCCCAGCGCAGCCCTGTCAGCGGGGCCCTGCACTACGTCAATTGCCCCTGGAGAGTGGAGAACTGGCCTGGTGAGGAGCAGGCTGTGGGGTCCTAG
- the LOC125632000 gene encoding serine/threonine-protein kinase SBK2-like isoform X2 — protein sequence MAQCPGAAALAMLDEMLEITAQSLVHAEVAEHYQVIRELGRGKYGHVVLVKHRQRGTPMALKLLPKAQTKLHTFLYEYCVALSLATHPAIIGMFGIAIESSQYYGFLYEPALHRDLISIIKPRDGIPEPAAKQCAKQLVSALEFIHSRGLVYRDVKPENVLLFDPECRRIKLTDFGLTRPKGTRLKLVAGVIPYTAPELSNTTSAQGLPIDASLDAWAFGVMLFCLLTGYFPWEQSLPADPFFEDFMQWQESGLDEDLPRHWRRLTAEATRMLRSLLVLDPSQRSPVSGALHYVNCPWRVENWPGEEQAVGS from the exons ATGGCCCAGTGCCCAGGAGCAGCGGCATTGGCCATGCTGGATGAGATGCTGGAGATCACGGCCCAGAGCCTGGTGCACGCCGAGGTGGCTGAGCACTACCAGGTCATccgggagctgggcaggggcaagtaTGGCCATGTGGTGCTGGTGAAACACAGGCAGAGAG GGACCCCCATGGCTCTCAAGCTGCTGCCCAAAGCTCAAACCAAGCTGCACACCTTCCTGTATGAGTACTGTGTGGCACTCTCCCTCGCCACCCACCCTGCTATCATCGGCATGTTTGGCATTGCCATTGAGTCCAGCCAATACTACGGCTTTCTCTACGAGCCAGCGCTGCACAGAGACCTCATCTCCATCATCAAACCACGG GATGGGATCCCTGAGCCAGCTGCCAAGCAGTGTGCCAAGCAGCTGGTGAGTGCCCTGGAGTTCATCCACAGCCGGGGGCTGGTGTATCGAGATGTCAAGCCTGAGAACGTGCTGCTCTTTGACCCGGAGTGCCGGCGCATCAAGCTGACCGACTTCGGGCTCACCCGGCCCAAGGGCACCCGGCTCAAGTTGGTGGCTGGGGTGATCCCCTACACTGCTCCAGAGCTGAGCAACACCACCAGTGCCCAAGGCCTGCCCATTGATGCCAGCCTGGATGCCTGGGCCTTTGGTGTGATGCTCTTCTGCCTGCTGACCGGCTACTTCCCCTGGGAGCAAAGCCTGCCAGCTGACCCCTTCTTTGAGGACTTCATGCAGTGGCAGGAGTCGGGCCTGGATGAGGACCTGCCACGCCATTGGAGGCGCCTGACTGCTGAGGCCACCCGCATGCTGCGGAGCCTGTTGGTCCTGGATCCTTCCCAGCGCAGCCCTGTCAGCGGGGCCCTGCACTACGTCAATTGCCCCTGGAGAGTGGAGAACTGGCCTGGTGAGGAGCAGGCTGTGGGGTCCTAG